Proteins found in one Triticum aestivum cultivar Chinese Spring chromosome 4D, IWGSC CS RefSeq v2.1, whole genome shotgun sequence genomic segment:
- the LOC123100100 gene encoding type IV inositol polyphosphate 5-phosphatase 9, translating to MLENQSQAEVLWPRLVANKLFRKPSGSHAFVADFPAAAGAAEEEFDGCGSPDADAQRCVKRPRPQQRNKTLKYRLFASTWNVGGVAPPDDLDLSDWLDTRNGTYDIYVLGFQEVVPLRARNVLGADKNRIGMRWNELVRAALNRSSPSPSPGATGGGEKQKVHPVRDGAGGLQSRDFRCVVSKQMVGILLTVWVRGDLRRFVRRPSVSCVGCGVMGCLGNKGAVSVRFWLRDTSFCFVCCHLASGGREGDEAHRNADAAEILRRTSFPRRHCSSSSPSLATPHKILDHDRVILLGDLNYRISLPEAKTRLLVERHDWKTLLDNDQLRGEVSSEGGTFNGWNEGAITFSPTYKYHRNSDAYYGCAQLGSKGDKLKRRAPAWCDRVLWRGAGLRQTRYDRCESRLSDHRPVRAAFAVEVDAPWNLNSLRSFFLSERFDDRAKGPADGLFLLREDDHTAASARYAEDV from the exons ATGCTGGAGAATCAGAGCCAGGCGGAG GTTCTGTGGCCGAGGCTGGTGGCCAACAAGCTCTTCAGGAAGCCCTCCGGGAGCCACGCCTTCGTCGCCGACTTCCCGGCGGCCGCCGGCGCCGCGGAGGAGGAGTTCGACGGGTGCGGCAGCCCCGACGCCGACGCGCAGCGCTGCGTGAAGCGCCCGCGGCCGCAGCAGCGGAACAAGACGCTCAAGTACAG GCTGTTCGCGAGCACGTGGAACGTCGGCGGCGTGGCGCCACCGGACGACCTCGACCTGTCCGACTGGCTCGACACCAGGAACGGCACCTACGACATCTACGTCCTCGG ATTTCAGGAGGTGGTGCCGCTGAGAGCGCGGAACGTGCTGGGCGCGGACAAGAACCGCATCGGCATGCGGTGGAACGAGCTGGTGCGGGCCGCGCTGAAccggtcgtcgccgtcgccgtcgccgggcGCCACCGGGGGAGGGGAGAAGCAGAAGGTGCACCCGGTGAGGGACGGCGCCGGCGGCCTGCAGTCGCGTGACTTCCGGTGCGTGGTGAGCAAGCAGATGGTGGGCATCCTGCTCACCGTCTGGGTCCGCGGCGACCTCCGCCGCTTCGTCCGCCGCCCCAGCGTCTCCTGCGTCGGCTGCGGCGTCATGGGCTGCCTCGGCAACAAG GGCGCCGTGTCCGTGAGGTTTTGGCTGCGTGACACGAGCTTCTGCTTCGTGTGCTGCCACCTCGCGTCCGGCGGCAGGGAGGGCGACGAGGCGCACCGCAACGCCGACGCCGCGGAGATCCTCCGGCGGACGAGCTTCCCGCGGCGccactgctcctcctcctccccgtcacTCGCCACGCCCCACAAGATTCTAGATCACGA CCGGGTGATCCTGCTTGGCGACCTCAACTATCGGATCTCCCTGCCCGAGGCCAAGACGAGGCTGCTGGTGGAGCGGCACGACTGGAAGACGCTCCTGGACAACGACCAG CTGCGGGGCGAGGTGTCGTCGGAAGGAGGGACGTTCAACGGGTGGAACGAGGGGGCGATCACGTTCTCGCCGACGTACAAGTACCACCGGAACTCGGACGCCTACTACGGCTGCGCGCAGCTGGGGAGTAAGGGCGACAAGCTGAAGCGGCGCGCGCCGGCGTGGTGCGACCGCGTGCTGTGGCGCGGCGCGGGCCTGAGGCAGACCCGGTACGACCGGTGCGAGTCGCGGCTGTCGGACCACCGCCCCGTGCGCGCCGCCTTCGCCGTCGAGGTGGACGCGCCGTGGAACCTCAACTCCCTCCGGAGCTTCTTCCTGTCCGAGCGGTTCGACGACCGGGCCAAGGGCCCGGCCGACGGCCTGTTCCTGCTCCGGGAGGACGACCACACGGCCGCCAGCGCCAGATACGCCGAGGATGTTTGA